One segment of Triticum aestivum cultivar Chinese Spring chromosome 2A, IWGSC CS RefSeq v2.1, whole genome shotgun sequence DNA contains the following:
- the LOC123186219 gene encoding phylloplanin yields the protein MATKSLLLAALLVLAVSLAPHGAEAAGKQPPLAMISGVVPCSAGNSINVAAVPPFPNAAVQMVCGRDVMASATADRSGTYTMNMGPATSSLLAPLLGNQCKVVVVTPLATCNASLASVTGTLTAPVQLLGIDTGSGNGSGSGSGGLGGLGGLIGLIGQIVGGLLGGILNIIPLPFSVV from the exons ATGGCAACCAAGAGCCTTCTTCTCGCCGCCCTCCTGGTCCTCGCCGTCAGCCTGGCACCGCACGGTGCGGAGGCGGCGGGCAAGCAGCCTCCACTGGCAATGATCTCCGGCGTGGTGCCATGCAGCGCCGGGAACTCCATCAACGTGGCTGCGGTTCCGCCGTTCCCGA ATGCCGCCGTGCAGATGGTGTGCGGCCGTGATGTGATGGCCAGCGCGACGGCGGACCGCAGCGGAACGTACACCATGAACATGGGCCCGGCCACATCATCGCTGCTCGCCCCTCTGCTCGGCAACCAGTGCAAGGTGGTGGTGGTCACCCCGCTGGCCACCTGCAACGCGTCCCTAGCCAGCGTCACTGGGACGCTGACTGCACCAGTTCAGCTCCTGGGTATTGACACTGGCAGTGGCAATGGCAGTGGCAGCGGTAGCGGCGGCCTCGGGGGGCTTGGCGGCCTAATTGGCCTCATCGGCCAGATCGTGGGCGGCCTCCTTGGCGGCATCCTTAATATTATCCCATTGCCCTTCTCCGTCGTCTAG